The genomic stretch CGATCTCGATCCGGGCTCGCCCGGCGAGGACTACGAAGTACTCCTCCACCTCGACATCGGTCGATACCCCGGGGGTGTGCTCCCACAGTCCGCAGTCGGGGCCTAACTGGACAATCCCCGCCTGGGGTGTGCCGGTCTGGACTTGCTCGGGCGTGAGTTGTTGCAGCGCGATCTCGGTGTTCGCTCCGGCTACGACGCGAGAACTCATGGCGCGATACTAGCGCCGGAAGATCACGGGGGGACCGGGTGCGGGTTCAGCGTCGTGACCGTTCGTCCGGAAAGTTCATCGAGCGACTTGCCCTTCGGTTCGATCCGGAAGATTACCGTCACCACCACCGCCACGATGCAGACCCCGGCAAGTAGGTAGAGCAGCGCCGATTGCCCGATGGAATCCATCAGGATCGGGAAGAAGAACGTCCCGACAGCCGCACCGAGTTTCGCCATCCCCGCCGCGAATCCGTGACCGGCGGAGCGCACATCGGAGGGGAATACCTCCGCCGGCAGGGCGTATGTCGTCGCGTTGGGCCCGGCGTTCTGGAAGAAGTTGAACAGCGCGAAGCCGACGAACACCAGCGCCAGGTGCTGGTCCCCACTGCCCGGCAGCCCACTGGTGTAGCCGAGGACGATCAGGCCGACAGCCATCATGACGAAGCCACTGATCTGCAACGGAATCCGGCCCAGACGCTCGACGAGCAAGATCGCTGCGATGAATCCGAACACCAAGAACACGTCCAAGACGGCGGTCGCTTCCGTTGACGCTATGTCGTCGGCGATGAAGGTGGCGTCGGGCCCGGCCATGGCGAGGGCGGCAAGCAGTGTCGGGGTGAAGATGCCCACGCCGTACATGGCAATATCCATCAGGAACCACGGCACGGCCGTGAAGATGGTCCGCCGTCGCAGGTCGGCTCGGAACAGCGCGGGCTGGTACAGAGCCTTGAGTCCCTCTCGGGTCTCTTCCTTCTTCTCCCGGTCCTTGTCCGTGACGATCACGGGGACTTGAGTGAGTTGCTCGGTAATCTGTACGGCCTCATCTTCACGCCCGTTCTGCGCGAGCCACCGAGGACTCTCCGGGGTCTTCCGACGCAAGATGATGATGACCAAAGCGGGCACGATCCCGAACCCGAGCATCCAGCGCCACGAGTTCACCTCCGGCAGGGCCAGAAGCACCGCAACCCCGACGAGTGCGCCCAGCAACATCCCGACCGCCTGCAAAGCGAACGCCGACACCAACCACCGGCCGCGATTGACCTTGGGCAGGATCTCGGCGAGGTACGAAGCTGCGATCGGGTAGTCCAGGCCGATCGCCACCCCTAGCAGGAATCGCGAGGCGATCAGCGTCCACAGGTCGGGCGCGACCATGCAGGCCAGCGAGAACACCACGAACATCACAAGGTCGTACTTGAAGATCTTCCGCCGGCCGATCCTGTCGCCCAGTGGGCCGAGAACCGCGGCACCGACGATGGCTCCGATGATGGCCGCCGATGACACGAGACCCTTCTGCCAGGCGGACGCCCCAAGATCCTCGGCGATCAAGGGGTTGGCCACGCCGATGATGAAGAAGTCGAAACCATCCAGCATCAGACCGAGCCCGGCGAGCAGCCAGAAGCGTCGATGCAGTCGCGTCATGCGGGCGCTGTCGAGGGCCTTACCGAGGGCGACAGGTTGGCTCACGTCGGTCACGGTAAATCCCTGAATCGATGCGGATCGAGAGTCGTCAGGGGACATTCACAGCCAATTCACCGCGTCGATTTGTTGTTCATCGACTGGTCGCCTGTCTGTCCTTGTGTCACGCTCACCTCATGTCAGACGACGCTGTTCGTCAGGTCATCGAAGTACCACCCCAGTCGGACGAGGGCTGCGACTCGATGCGGACATGAGGGCCCACACCCGAGTTGCCGGGAAAACTTCCTCACGGCTGCCAGCGAACTTGACTGGACACCGGCAGTTGAACCCGACCCGGTGAACATTTTCCAGAACACTCCGGTCGACGCGACAGGTGCGCTGACATCACTTCCCGCCTTGTCCCAAGCGGGGGATTCGGTGACGCTGAGGGCCGAGGTCGATCTGTTCGTGGTGGTCACTGCCTGTTCGATGGACCTCAAGCCCATCAACGGTGGGCTCTGCACAGGTCTGCATTTGGAGACAGGCCGTTCTTGTGAACGCCGCTCTGAGTCGGCGCGATGAGACGTCGCCATGAGACAGCCGGAGGAGTGGGGGGAAGGGACTTCAGCGAGGTCTGAATCGGATCTCCGGCGGAGTGATCGTGTGCAGGAGTCGAACTGTCGGGGGTGGTGGATACCTTGATGGGGTGAACCCGATCGTGGCGGCAGGAGTTGCGTCGCGGCCTCCGCGGTCTCCGGTGTCGGTCGCGGAGGTGGGGCTATCGGTGGGCTTGTCGGTGACATCGCACTGCCGCCGGATCGGGTCTGTCTTTGACCCCGCGGTGTCTGGTGCCCATCTCACGGTGTCCGTCCCTGAACCGGTTCCTGTTCCTGAACCGGCGCTGTCGGTTGAAGATCTGGACCGGCGGTTGCAGCGTCAGGGTCGTGACAATTGGCGCCAATCGCGGCCGCACTGGACCGAGGCCGGGTGGTGGGACGCGGCGCTGCGTCCGGAGGTGCGCGCCTTGATACAGGTGCCAAAGGGGCCGGCGTTGCTCACCGCTGTGCAGGAGGTGGGGCCGGTCGACGGCAGTCGGTGCCCGTTTCCGCACCTTGACCCCGGACATGTCGCAGACGGTGCCGAGTGCGCTGTTGGCACACCAGGCAATCCATGTGCCTGCCAGGTGATTGTGACTGCAGCTTGGGCGACCGCCGCCGCGTGGGCTGCTGATCAGGCCGACCTCAGTGTCTTGAACAGTCTGGGGTCAACGGTGCAGGACCCGTACCTGAACCCCCAATGCCCCCACCTGGGTCAGATCATCGACCCCAGCGCCGAGGTGGTGGCACCGGCCTTGCGGCGTTCCCCGCAGTCGGTACGCAACCTGATCGCCAAGCTGCGTAAGCGAGCCGCCGCGGGGATCACGATGCTGAGCGAGGCGATCCGCGACGGACTGCTTCCCGCTTGGCAGGCCGACTTCCTTCTGCAAGACCTCGACGACTTGGAGCCCGTCGGCCGAGACCTGGTGATCGATGCCGTCGTCACGGCCATGCGCACCCGGCACACCAACGGGTGGGTGTCGTGGACATTGTCCGACCTGCGCCGCCACGCCAAGCGGATCAAGGCAGGACTGCACGATGAGTTACGCAAGCAACGCCACCGCAGCGAATCCTGTGACCGAGTCGACAAGCAACTATTCGGTGATGGACGCGGGCGGCTGATCGCCGAACTGCCCGAGGATATCGTTGACCGCATCCATCACCGACTGACTGCGATCGCCCACGGCCTGGCTGACGATGACCCCGAGCGCGGTGACAGCATCGACAAACTTCGTGCCGACATCCTCACCGACCTACTCCTGGCCCCACCGGACAGCTCAACCCCCACCACCACCGCCCCGGGCGAAGTGGCCGTGGTGATCAACTTGTCCACGGTCGTGCGCGCCGATCACGACCCCGCGTACCTGCCCGGTGTCGAGACTGTTCCCGCCGAGGTGGCCCGCGAGTTGGCCGCTGACCGCAAATGGCGGGCGTGGCTCACCGACGCCACCGGCACCGTCGTGGCCACCAGCCGCACGACCTACACCCCCACCGCAGCAGTCGCCCGGGTCGTGCGCGCTCGCGAGCCGCACTGTCGCATGCCCGGGTGCCGCAGGACCCGCGTCGACCTCGACCATGTCCAGCCCTTCCCCGAAGGGCCCACAGACCCGGGCAACCTGGCTAGTCTGTGCCGTCGCCACCACCGCCTGAAAACCCACCACGGATGGCGGCTGAACAATGACTCCTCAACCGAGTTCACCTGGACCGACCCCAACGGAGTCACCATCACCGACCACCACGACCCACCCTTACCACCCGGTAGATCGCCGTAACTCCATCAGGCCTGCTCGAGGCGCAGGAAGTTCCCGGCGGGATCCCGGATTGCCGCGTCACGGATACCCCAAGGCTGGTCGAGCGGTTCCTGTAGGACCTCAACCCCTGGCGCGGAAGCGATCGACTCGAACGCGCCGTCGAGATCGTCGAACCGCAGGTGGACCGGACGCATCTCTCCCTTCGCGAGGAGGGCGGCGATGGCATCGCCGTCGTCCTGCGATCGGCCCGCATGGGGTTCGGACAACACGATTACCAGACCCGGCTGCTCGGGTAGGCCCATCGTGATCCATCGGAATCCAGCGTTCTCCACCTCGTTCAGGACGGTGAGTCCCACCGCGTCGCGGTAGAACGCTCGAGCCGCGTCAGGGTCATCGACAAGGATGTGGACGGTGCTGATCGAAACAGTCATGGCCAGACCTTATGAGAGTGGATGAATTCCGGGCTTCTCCGAAACTGCTCGAGTCATCACGGGGCCTTGGGTCCCCGAGGCCGGGTGACCACCATGGCATGACACGCGGCCAACCCTGAAAGTTGCTCGTGGTCCCGGATCCGATAGGCCGAAGGCGACTCGCCCACCACATCGGTGAACTTCGCCGAGAACGACCCCAGGCTGGAGAACCCGACGGCGATACATACTTCGGTGACACTCATCCCTCCACGCCGGAGGAGGGACTGTGCGCGTTCTATCCGGCGTGAAATGAGGTACGAGTAGGGGGTCTCCGAGTACACGGCCCGGAACCGGCGGCTGAAGTGCGCGGGTGACATGCACGCCGTACTCGCCAGTGCAGCGACATCGAGGGGATCGGCGTAGTCCCGGTCCATTCGGTCACGGGCGCGACGCAGTCGTCGAAGTTCGCCGAAGTCATGGCCCACGGGGTTCATTGTGCCTGCGGCAAAGGAAATGGCGGCCCACGAAACGAGCTGTTGTGTCCGAGGGGGGATTTGAACCCCCACCCTCTTATACGAGGACTAGCACCTCAAGCTAGCGCGTCTGCCTATTCCGCCACCCGGACGTGACGTCAGAAGGATAGCAAGGCGAAACCGGGCGCCACGGCTGGCCGGAGTGCGGGGAGGTCCGGCAATCGTTGCCACTTCGCGGCAGGATGGGGGAGTGACGGATGACGCCCAGCAGGAGTTGGATCGCGCGCAGGCTGAGGCCGTGGCCATCCTGCAGGCCTTGATCCGCATCGATACCACGAACACGGGGGAACCTGAGGGAACGGTGGGAGAGGCGGAGGCCGCCGAATACGTGGAGTCCCTGCTGCGGGAGGTGGGCTACGAGCCCGAACGATTCGAGACCACCTCAGGGCGGCGGCAAGGAGTCCACCTGAGAATCGCCGGACAGGATCCCGGTCGGGAGGCCCTGCTGCTGCACGGCCACCTTGATGTGGTGCCCGCCATCGCCGGTGACTGGAGTGTCGACCCCTTCAGCGGCGAGGAGAAGGACGGCCTGATCTGGGGTCGTGGTGCGGTCGACATGAAAGACATGGACGCGATGCTCATCGCGATGGTGAGGTCTTGGGCCCGGAGCGGCTATGTGCCCCCGCGCGACATCGTGTTCTTGATGACGCCGGACGAAGAGGCCGGTGGTTGGCAAGGGGCGCACTGGCTCGTCGACCATCGACCGGAGTTGCTTGCGGGGGTGACCGAAGCGGTCGGCGAGGTAGGGGGATTCTCGATCAGCGCCGGCAGCGATCGCCGCCTGTACCTGCTTCAGACCGCCGAGAAGGGCATCGCCTGGCTACGCCTGCGCGCCAGTGGCCGCGGTGGGCACGGATCATTCGTCAATGACGACAACGCCGTGACGACCCTCGCCCGCGTCGTCAGCCAGATCGGCGAGTACCCCTTCCCCATGACGCTGACACCCACCATGAAGGCGTGTGTCGCCGAGCTGGCCGAGGCGCTCGACGTGCCGTTCGATCAGAACGACCCCGAGCCGTTCCTCCGTGCCCTCGGCCCCATGGCACGCATCATCGGGGCCACCCTGCGCAACACCGCGAACCCGACCATGCTGCATGCGGGATACAAGTCCAACGTGGTGCCCGCCATGGCCGAGGCCCACATCGACGGGCGGTTCCTGCCCGGCCATGAGCAGGAACTTTTCGACGTCGTTGACTCGATCCTCGGCGACGAGGTCACGCGTGAGCTCATCAACCATGACATCTCGCTGGAGACACCCTTCGAGGGCCCCACGATCGAGGCGATGGCCGCCGCCATCCACTCGGAGGACCCCCAAGGGCGAGCCATCCCGTACACCATGAGCGGCGGCACCGACGCCAAGTCATGGAGCACCCTCGGCATCCGCTGCTACGGATTCGTCCCCCTGCGCCTGCCACCGGAATTGGACTTCCCGGCGATGTTCCACGGCATCGACGAGCGCGTCCCGGTCGAATCGGTCAAGTTCGGTGTCCGGGTCCTGCAACGCTTTGTCGACATGTGCTGACCGGAGTCACTAGGGTCGCTATCAGTCCAGGACGAGGAGTCGCCATGTCCCAGTCTGCCCCCGTGCAGCGCCCCGGTTCCGTCACCTTCATCGTGGTTCTGATGTGGATTCTTGCGATCTTCGAGGTGATCGGTGGCATCGCAGCGGTGCTGGTGTCCTTCAAGTCGCTCACTCCCCAGCAAGCGGCGCAACTTCTGGCGGAGGGCGTCACCGACCTCGATCAGGTGCGACTCGCGGGGATCATCACGATCATCTTCGGGATTTTGATCATGCTGTTCGCCAGCGGTCTGAAGAACGGCAGCAACGGTGCCCGCATCTTCATCAGCATCATCGTCGTTCTGAACATCTTGGGCAATGCACTCGGAATGGGGCTGCTCAAGGTCGAGTCCGTATGGTCCGCTCTGCTCAGCATCGTCCTGTGGCTGATCGTGCTCGCGATGCTGTGGACCTCGCGGGCCAGCGCGTTCTTCCACTCGCCCCGCTGACGCAACGACGGCAGTCAGCGACCGACGGCAGTCAGCGACCGAGTTGGTTCCAGCCGGACTCGGGGTAGCCGAGGGTCGGTGCCGAGATGTCGTCGAGGGCAGTACGGATCTCGGAAGGCAACTCCAACTCCTCGGACTCCACAACACCTCGGAGTTGGGCCACGGTCCGGGCCCCCACGATCGGCGCCGTCACACCTGGCCTGTCGCGCACCCATGCCAGTGCTACCTCCAACGGGGCCACGTCGAGTCCCTCGGCTGCGGTGTGCACCGCGTCCACGATGCGGCGAGAACGGTCGTCGAGGTACTCGGACACGAACGACCCGAAGTGCGGAGACGCGGCACGCGAGTCGCTCGGCGTCCCGTAGCGGTACTTACCCGTCAGCACACCGCGTCCCAGTGGCGACCATGGCGTGATCCCGACGCCCAGGTCGCGGGCAGCCGGTACGACTTCCCGCTCGACGCCTCGTTGGACCAGCGAGTACTCCATCTGAACCGCGGCGATCGGGCTACGACCGGGAAGGGCCTCCTGCCACGTGGCGGCGCGGGCCAACTGCCAACCGGCATAGTTCGACACGGCCACGTAGCGCACCTTGCCCGCGCGGACGGCGTCATCGGCGGCCGACAAGGTCTCAGCCAGGGGAGTGATCGGATCCCACGCGTGCAGATACCAGATGTCGACATGATCGACACCCAGCCGACGCAGCGAACGGTCGAGTGAACCCAGGAGATGGCCCCGAGATGCGTCGAAGCGACGCTTGGTGCGAGGCCGGCTCACAGCTTTGGTGGCCAGAACCACCCGATCGCGTGAGTTGGTCTCACGTAGCAGCGTGCCGATGATCTGCTCGCTGGCACCATCCGCGTAGACGTCGGCGGTGTCGATGAAGGTGCCTCCGGCCTCCAGGAAGGTCGACCATTGGTCGCGCGCCTCGTGCTCATCGGTGTCCCGGCCCCAGGTCATCGTGCCGAGTCCCAAACGGGATACCCACAGACCCGTCGCCCCGAGTGGTCGCTGCTGCATGAGAAGAACGTAACGTGCCATCGGTGCGCCCCCGCGCACCACCGGCGTTGGCCGGACGTGTCGGCTGATGACCGGCGGGGCGCAGAGTACCCTCGGAGCGGTCCGCGCCGGAGCAGTCCGCGCGAGAGCGGTCGACGCAGACGGACGAACAGCGGTCCGCGCAGACGCGCGAAGATGTGAGGAGAACAATGCGACTCGGTCTGAACCTCGGGTACTGGGGAATGGGTAACGATGCGGACAACCTGGCGTTGGCCCGGGTTGCCGACGAACTCGGATACAGCGTCGTGTGGGTGGCGGAAGCCTACGGGTCCGATGCGCCGACCGTCCTGAGTTGGATCGCGGCGCAGACCCAACAGATCGACATCGGCTCGGCGGTGTTCCAGATCCCCGGCCGTACTCCCGCCGCGACCGCCATGACCGCCGCCACCTTGGACACGCTGTCCGACGGCCGTTTCCGGCTCGGCCTGGGGGTCTCCGGCCCGCAAGTTTCCGAAGGCTGGCACGGTGTGCGGTTCGCCAAGCCGCTCACCCGCACGCGCGAGTACACCGAGATCGTGCGTAAAGCCCTGCGACGGGAGAAGCTCACCTACGAGGGAGAGTTCTTCACACTCCCGCTACCGGACGGCCCCGGCAAGGCCCTGACGCTCACGGTGCATCCGGTGCGGGAGCACATCCCCATGTATCTCGCCGCGATCGGACCCAAGAACCTCGAACTCACGGGTGAGTTGTTCGACGGTTGGCTGGCCATCTTCTACTCGCCGGAGTTCGCGGGAGAATTGACCGCGAACATCGCCGCGGGCAGGGCCAAGGTCGGCAAGACCATGGAGGGATTCGATGTCGTTCCCACGGTGCCGGTCGTCATCGGCGACGACCTGGACAAATGCGCCGAACCACTGCGCGCGTACGCGGCTTTGTACATCGGCGGCATGGGCAGTCGCGAGCAGAACTTCTACAACCGGCTGGCAGTGCGGATGGGATACGACGTCGCCGCTGCCGAGGTGCAGGACCTCTATCTCGCCCGCGACTATGCCGGAGCGGGGGCCGCGGTGCCCATGGAGTTCATCGACAACACATCCTTGATCGGTCCCCGGGAGAGGATCCGCGACCGGTTGCACGCCTTCGCAGAAGCAGGAGTCACGACGCTGACCGTGGCCAGTTACGCCGGCACGTTGCAGGAGAGGGTCGCCACGGTGCGCGCCATGGCGGAGATCTTGGATGAGTCCGGACTTGCCGGATGATCTCGTGGTTCGAGGCGATCGTCCTCGGCGTGGTGCAGGGGCTGACCGAGTTCCTTCCGATCTCGTCCAGCGCCCACATCCTGATCATCTCCCAACTCTTCGGCTGGGAAGACCCGGGCGCGGCCTTCACCGCGGTGTCCCAGATCGGCACCGAGTCAGCGGTCATCCTGTACTTCCGCAAGGACATCTGGCGGATCATCTCTGCCTGGTTCCGCTCCCTCTACACGCCTGCGGAACGGGGCGTCCTCGAGGCGCGTATGGGCTGGTACGTGATCATCGGCACCATTCCCATCGCGGTCCTGGGGGTGGCGTTCCAGGACCAGATCGAGACTGTCGCGCGCAACCTGTGGCTGGTGTCGTTCACCCTGATCGGGTTCGGCATCATCCTCGGCGTCGCCGACCGCGTGGGCCGCAAGTCCCAGGAGCTCGAGGATCTGAACACACGTGACGGGATTCTCTACGGAGTCGGGCAGGCGTTCGCGCTGATCCCGGGTGTCTCGCGTTCCGGTGCGACCATCTCGATGGGCCTGTTTCTGGGCTACTCACGTGAGGCGGCCACTCGCTACGCGTTCCTGCTGGCCATCCCAGCGGTCATGGCATCGGGCTTCTTCGAGGCCCTCAAAATCGGCGATGGGCCCACCCCGGACTGGGGTCCGACGATCGTGGCCACGGTCATCGCATTCGTCATCGGATACCTGGTGATCGCCTGGCTCATCAAGTACATCTCGACGAACTCGTACATGCCGTTCGTGCTCTACCGGATCGTGCTCGGATTGTTGGTCATCGTGCTGCTGAGCACCGGGGTCCTCACCGCCACCTGATCAGTTGCGCCGGACCTCGACGTTGCGCCCGCGCGCATCGGAGATCAGGGACCCGTACCCCCTGGCACCCGAGACGCTGATGTAGACCCGTGGCTGTTGGCCGGCGATGCGATCGATGGAGACGACCGAGATCTCCTCGTCCTCCAGATCGAGTCCCGCGAGGGCCTGTTGCTGGAGGTCTGGGATCACCGTCCAATCGACGGCGCCGAGGCCGAACGTCGTGCGGTCCAGGTTCTCGATGTCCGACATGCTCATGGACACCGGGTCGGAGTCCCAGGTGTTCCCGTAGTACCGATAGGTGTCGAGGTTCTCGGGTTTCTGAGGATCGCGCACTTCGGCTGAGAATCCGTTGTTGGTCAAGGAGATGCGACGAACCGTGACATTCTCGCCCAGTTCCTGGCGGAGCAGAAGCGGAACCTCTGTCGGATCGGTCAGGGGATTGAACGTCGGCGTCGCCCCGGGCGTGCCGGAACCCGCCGTGTTCCCGCTGCAGCCGGCCACCGTCAGCATCACGGTCATCAGTACGGCTGCGAGGATGCGCATGTCCACAGTGTGCCCGCCGTGCTGCCCTGCTCGGGGCACTACAGCCAACCGCTGCGCTTGAACTGTCGGTACAGGACCAGGCAGATCGTCGCCATGACGATCAGCACGGCGGGGTAGCCGAAAGACCAGTGGAGTTCCGGCATGTCCTCGAAGTTCATCCCGTAGATCCCTGCGATAGCGGTCGGAACGGCGATGATCGCCGCCCACGCGGAGATCTTGCGCATGTCCTTGTTCTGGCGCAGGTCCTGTTGTGAGGTCGACGCCATCAACATGGTCATCAGGAGTTGATCGTGGGACTCCACCAGGTCGTTCGCGCGCAGTACGTGATCACCGATGTCGCGGAAGTAGGGCGCCAGCTCGTGGGGGATCTCGGAGTGCTCCTCGCGCACCAACGTCCTGGCTTCCGAGATCAGCGGTGAGATGGCCCGTTTGACCTCGAGGTTCTCGCGCTTGAGGTTGTAGACCATGCTGGCGTTGTCCGTCGCCTTCATGCTGAACACCGCGTCCTCGAGGTCCTCGAGGTCGTTGGCCAGGTGTTGCACGATGTCGAGGTAGCCGTCCGCCAGAACGTCCAGGACTGCATACAGGACGCTGGCCGGCCCGTATCGGGTCAACGCCAGATGTGAGCGGAGCCGGTCCCTCGCGCTGCCCGGTGCCGCGTCGCCCCTCCGGATCGACAACGCGAACCCGGGGCCGAGAAACACAGCCACCTGCCCGGTGTCCACAGCCGAGATTTCCTCCGTGTAGCGCAGCTCCTTCAAGACGATGAACGCCCGATCGTTTCCGATCTCGACCTTGGGACGTTGCCTGCCGTTCAGGGAATCCTCTACCTGCAGGTCCGGTAGATCGAACAGTCGCTGCATCATCTCCATCTGATGGCGCGAGGGATTCGCGAGCTTGAGCCAGACGAAAGACCCAGGATCGGGTGCCTCGGTGGCCACTTCCCGAACCAGCGATGTCAGAAGTCCCTCCAACTCCCACGGCGGGGTGTCAACGGAGACGCAGCGAGAGTCGACTGGTACCTCAGCACCGTTTCGATAGCGGAAGACCGACGTGATCACGACGACAGTGTGGCCCCGGGAATACGCTGTCGGGGTGACAACGGTGATGTTGCTGCGGCACGGTCGCAGCACCGCGAACGCCGAGGGCATTCTGGCGGGGTGGACTCCAGGCGTCGGACTGGACGACGTCGGACAAGAACAGGCCCGGGCGGCCGCCCGACGGCTGCAGGAAGTGCGGTTCAGCGCCGTGGTCACGAGTCCACTCGAACGATGCCGGCAGACGGCCGACGCCATTGCCCGACGCAAACGTCAGGACCTGCCGATCCATACGGACCTCGACCTGGCCGAGGCCCGCTACGGCGACTGGACC from Candidatus Nanopelagicales bacterium encodes the following:
- a CDS encoding MFS transporter, with product MSQPVALGKALDSARMTRLHRRFWLLAGLGLMLDGFDFFIIGVANPLIAEDLGASAWQKGLVSSAAIIGAIVGAAVLGPLGDRIGRRKIFKYDLVMFVVFSLACMVAPDLWTLIASRFLLGVAIGLDYPIAASYLAEILPKVNRGRWLVSAFALQAVGMLLGALVGVAVLLALPEVNSWRWMLGFGIVPALVIIILRRKTPESPRWLAQNGREDEAVQITEQLTQVPVIVTDKDREKKEETREGLKALYQPALFRADLRRRTIFTAVPWFLMDIAMYGVGIFTPTLLAALAMAGPDATFIADDIASTEATAVLDVFLVFGFIAAILLVERLGRIPLQISGFVMMAVGLIVLGYTSGLPGSGDQHLALVFVGFALFNFFQNAGPNATTYALPAEVFPSDVRSAGHGFAAGMAKLGAAVGTFFFPILMDSIGQSALLYLLAGVCIVAVVVTVIFRIEPKGKSLDELSGRTVTTLNPHPVPP
- a CDS encoding VOC family protein encodes the protein MTVSISTVHILVDDPDAARAFYRDAVGLTVLNEVENAGFRWITMGLPEQPGLVIVLSEPHAGRSQDDGDAIAALLAKGEMRPVHLRFDDLDGAFESIASAPGVEVLQEPLDQPWGIRDAAIRDPAGNFLRLEQA
- a CDS encoding cupin domain-containing protein translates to MSSRVVAGANTEIALQQLTPEQVQTGTPQAGIVQLGPDCGLWEHTPGVSTDVEVEEYFVVLAGRARIEIEGQDPLDIGPGDVVHLAAGARTTWHVTETLRKFWFTP
- a CDS encoding magnesium and cobalt transport protein CorA — encoded protein: MITSVFRYRNGAEVPVDSRCVSVDTPPWELEGLLTSLVREVATEAPDPGSFVWLKLANPSRHQMEMMQRLFDLPDLQVEDSLNGRQRPKVEIGNDRAFIVLKELRYTEEISAVDTGQVAVFLGPGFALSIRRGDAAPGSARDRLRSHLALTRYGPASVLYAVLDVLADGYLDIVQHLANDLEDLEDAVFSMKATDNASMVYNLKRENLEVKRAISPLISEARTLVREEHSEIPHELAPYFRDIGDHVLRANDLVESHDQLLMTMLMASTSQQDLRQNKDMRKISAWAAIIAVPTAIAGIYGMNFEDMPELHWSFGYPAVLIVMATICLVLYRQFKRSGWL
- a CDS encoding DUF1989 domain-containing protein; the protein is MQSRHAGAVEGLTEGDRLAHVGHGKSLNRCGSRVVRGHSQPIHRVDLLFIDWSPVCPCVTLTSCQTTLFVRSSKYHPSRTRAATRCGHEGPHPSCRENFLTAASELDWTPAVEPDPVNIFQNTPVDATGALTSLPALSQAGDSVTLRAEVDLFVVVTACSMDLKPINGGLCTGLHLETGRSCERRSESAR
- a CDS encoding undecaprenyl-diphosphate phosphatase, with amino-acid sequence MISWFEAIVLGVVQGLTEFLPISSSAHILIISQLFGWEDPGAAFTAVSQIGTESAVILYFRKDIWRIISAWFRSLYTPAERGVLEARMGWYVIIGTIPIAVLGVAFQDQIETVARNLWLVSFTLIGFGIILGVADRVGRKSQELEDLNTRDGILYGVGQAFALIPGVSRSGATISMGLFLGYSREAATRYAFLLAIPAVMASGFFEALKIGDGPTPDWGPTIVATVIAFVIGYLVIAWLIKYISTNSYMPFVLYRIVLGLLVIVLLSTGVLTAT
- a CDS encoding LLM class F420-dependent oxidoreductase, with amino-acid sequence MRLGLNLGYWGMGNDADNLALARVADELGYSVVWVAEAYGSDAPTVLSWIAAQTQQIDIGSAVFQIPGRTPAATAMTAATLDTLSDGRFRLGLGVSGPQVSEGWHGVRFAKPLTRTREYTEIVRKALRREKLTYEGEFFTLPLPDGPGKALTLTVHPVREHIPMYLAAIGPKNLELTGELFDGWLAIFYSPEFAGELTANIAAGRAKVGKTMEGFDVVPTVPVVIGDDLDKCAEPLRAYAALYIGGMGSREQNFYNRLAVRMGYDVAAAEVQDLYLARDYAGAGAAVPMEFIDNTSLIGPRERIRDRLHAFAEAGVTTLTVASYAGTLQERVATVRAMAEILDESGLAG
- a CDS encoding aldo/keto reductase; this encodes MQQRPLGATGLWVSRLGLGTMTWGRDTDEHEARDQWSTFLEAGGTFIDTADVYADGASEQIIGTLLRETNSRDRVVLATKAVSRPRTKRRFDASRGHLLGSLDRSLRRLGVDHVDIWYLHAWDPITPLAETLSAADDAVRAGKVRYVAVSNYAGWQLARAATWQEALPGRSPIAAVQMEYSLVQRGVEREVVPAARDLGVGITPWSPLGRGVLTGKYRYGTPSDSRAASPHFGSFVSEYLDDRSRRIVDAVHTAAEGLDVAPLEVALAWVRDRPGVTAPIVGARTVAQLRGVVESEELELPSEIRTALDDISAPTLGYPESGWNQLGR
- a CDS encoding helix-turn-helix transcriptional regulator; its protein translation is MGHDFGELRRLRRARDRMDRDYADPLDVAALASTACMSPAHFSRRFRAVYSETPYSYLISRRIERAQSLLRRGGMSVTEVCIAVGFSSLGSFSAKFTDVVGESPSAYRIRDHEQLSGLAACHAMVVTRPRGPKAP
- a CDS encoding M20/M25/M40 family metallo-hydrolase → MTDDAQQELDRAQAEAVAILQALIRIDTTNTGEPEGTVGEAEAAEYVESLLREVGYEPERFETTSGRRQGVHLRIAGQDPGREALLLHGHLDVVPAIAGDWSVDPFSGEEKDGLIWGRGAVDMKDMDAMLIAMVRSWARSGYVPPRDIVFLMTPDEEAGGWQGAHWLVDHRPELLAGVTEAVGEVGGFSISAGSDRRLYLLQTAEKGIAWLRLRASGRGGHGSFVNDDNAVTTLARVVSQIGEYPFPMTLTPTMKACVAELAEALDVPFDQNDPEPFLRALGPMARIIGATLRNTANPTMLHAGYKSNVVPAMAEAHIDGRFLPGHEQELFDVVDSILGDEVTRELINHDISLETPFEGPTIEAMAAAIHSEDPQGRAIPYTMSGGTDAKSWSTLGIRCYGFVPLRLPPELDFPAMFHGIDERVPVESVKFGVRVLQRFVDMC